The window GGCGCGGATCCGTCCGAGGCGGGGATGAGCCTGGCCTCGGAGGCACTGCAGCTGGCGCCGCTGCCCGCCGGGCTGTCCGACTCCCCGCTGGGCTGCCGGGACGGGCTGGTCGGGACCCGGGTGCTGTTCCGCACCCGGCACCGCGACCACGCGCCCGACCACTACCTGGTGGAGAGCGTGGACGGGCGAACGGCCCGCTTCGACATCGACCGGCAGGGCCAGGAGCCGTGGGGGCTCATGGCCGCGCCGGAGGGCGCCGTGGAGGACGTGATCCTGGCCGAGGCGCAGACCCCGACGGGCGTGCGCGCGTACGCCGCCGACGGTGTCCTGCTGTGGGAGCTGGAAGGGCACCACTCCCCCAAGCACCCGCGGGTGCGGCCGGCCCGGAAGGCGACCGTTTCGGGGGGCGTGGCTCTGCCGCCCGCCTTCTGGTACCTGCTGCGCACGCGTGACGCGGCCGGGTCCCGGGCACTGCGGGGCGTGGGACGGCAGTCGGCGGACGCGCTGCTCTCGGCCGCCCTCGACGGTGAGGAGGCGCTGCGCGCCGCCGTGGCCCGGGAGTTGCCGGAGGTCACCGACCCGGTACTGGTCGAGGCCGTCGTGGCGGTCGCCGGACGGGCGGCCCGGGTGGAGGAGCGGCGGCGGACCCTGCACCGGCGCGTGTCGCTGATCGCCGCGGCCCCGTCGGTCCTGCTGCGCCGGTCCGCGCGGGACACCGAGCTGCTGCCCGCGCTGTTCGGGCTGGTCGCGGACGACGGGGGCGACACGCGTCGGCGGACCAAGGACGTGGCCCTGCCGGCGACGCTCGGCGCGCTGGCCGCGGACGGCGCCTGCCTGGCCGGGACGATCGTGGAGGAGGTGCGGCGGTTTTCGCCGCCTGCGCCGCCGCGGGACTGGTCGCAGCTGCTGGGCTCGGTCGACGCCGTGGCGTGGCGGGCGGCGGTGGCACCGACCCCGGACGCGGACCGGGCGGCTCTGCTCGCGCTCCTCGACGCGTGGGCGGACCAGCCGTTCGCCCGCACGGGCAGCCGGTGGTGGGTGGGCCGGACGTCCGACTCCGCGGCCCTGGACGGGCTGCGGGCGGGCGGGACCGCCGTGGCGTCCGCAGCGGTGCGGGCCGGGAGTTCGGAGTGCTGGTTCGTGGTGCCGGCCGCCGGGGACCCGGACGGTGACCCCGTACCGGCGGCCCTCGGCCAGGCGCGTCCGGTCCGGGTGGAACGGGACGACGCCGCCCGGCTCCGGGCCCTGGTGACGGCGGTCGAGACGCACGGGCCGGTCCCGGTGCCGGAGTCGGCGGCCGCGCGCTTCGCGGAACTGACCGGTGTCCGGCGGGCCGTTGCCCGGCTCGTGGTGGCCGGCCTGGTCGGACGGCCCCGGCACGACGAGGACCTCGACCTGGCGCGCAAGGCCCCGTACGGCGCGACGGCGATGACCGCGGAGGCGTACGGGGAACTGCGCGCGCGGCTCGGAGGCGCCGGGCAGCGGGCCGTACTGGCCGCAGCCCTCCCCGAGGACCCGGCCGAACTGTGGCGGCCCGGCGGGGTCGAGGCGGCCGTGGAGCGGATGGCCGGGGTGTGGCGGGAGCTGCTCGGTGCGCTGCCCGCGGTGCACGACGAGGCGGCGGACGCCCTGGAGGCCGATCTGGGGCTCGGGGAGGTCTGGGCCCGGCGGCTGGCGGCCGGCTACGGGGCGGCCGCCGATCCGACCGTGGAGGCGGCCGGCTGGGAGCTGGCGGCGACCCCGTACGGCATCGGGGTGGAGGTCCGGCCCGTGCCCCCGGCCGGGCCCGAACTGCCTTACCGCACACCGGTGGGCCTCGATCTCCAGGGGATCGCGAGCGCGCTGGTGTGGGCCTGGACGGACCGGCCCGTCGGGGATCCCGCGGTGGCGGGCGCGCCGGACGTGTACGAGCGGCTGCGGGCCGAGCTGACGCGTCCGGAGCTGCTGCTGGCGCTGCCCGGCGGGCGGGTGCAGGACACCTCGGCGCGGATCGCCGAACGGTTCGGGCCCGGGCTGCTGCCGGTGGCGATGGACAGCCGCAAGGAGGACGGTCCGGTCCCGGTGACCGCGTACGACTGTGGGCCGCTGGTGGTGTGCGCGCCCGGCGGCGCCTCGTTCGTGCGGCCCTCGGCGGTCGCGGATCCCGACGTCTGGCAGCGGGTCCGCGAGGTCACGGACCTCGCCGAGGAGTTGGACCGGGTGGAACCACTGCTGGCCGGTGGCGGGCTGGAACGGATGATGCTCCGGACCCGGTCCGGAGCGGTGCCGGCCGGTGCGTACGAGGCGGATCCGCGGCAGTCCTGCCCGGAGCTGGTCGCGCGGGCGGCGGCAGAACTCGGCGTCGGCGCGGACGCGGCGGCGCTGTACCTCCAGGTGGCGGCCCTGGCCTCCCCCACCGACCGGAACGTACGGCGGTGGAACGGCTGGTCGGCCAAGTGGCACAAGGAGGTCCGCGCGGAACTCCTCGCCACCGGCGCGGTCGTGGAGGCCAAACGGGCAAGGGCGGGCCGGACCGTGTTCCTGCCCGGGGAATGGACCGAACTGAAGGCCCCGAACCTGCCGCTGGAGACGGCCAAGCTGGCGAGTCACCTGGTGCGCCCGCTGTGGAGCAACTCGGTCCGCTCCCCCTTCGGCCGGGTGCTGCCGACGGCTCCCCTGCACGAGATGTTCGCGCAGGCGTGGGAGCGGAGGCCTGACGGTCGCTGAAAGCGTGCCGGGCAGATGATCCAAAATGGGGTGCGGGCGGCCTCGGCTGTTGAAAGGCTGCCCGGATGAACCGCGAAAAGATATCCGGCATCGCTCACACGGACCACCCGATAAAGGCCCCGCTCGACGACGAATCGGTACGCCGGCTGCTCGCCCATGGCGTTCCGCGCGGCGATGAGCGGGTGCTCGACCTGGGGTGCGGCACCGCGGAATGGCTGCTGCGCGCCCTGGCCGCGCATCCGGGGCTGCACGCCGAGGGTGTCGACACTTCGGACGAGGCCATCGAGCAGGCCGGCCGGTCGGCGGGCCTGCTCGGCCTCCGGGAGCGGCTCGTGCTCCACCACGGGAAGGCGGAGGACTTCGTCTCCGACCGGCCGTTCGACCTGGTGGTCAGTGTCGGGGCGACCCACGCCTTCGGCGGTCTGCTCCCGACCCTCGCGGCGGCCCGGGAGCACCTGGCTCCAGGTGGCCGCGTGCTGATCGGTGACGGGTTCTGGGACCGCACGCCGTCCCCGGAGGCCGTCGAGATCTTCGGCGAGATGGACGACCTCGCGACGGCCGTGGACCGGATCGTCGCCGACGGCTGGGCTCCGGTGCACGCACATGTGAGCACGCGCCATGAGCTGGACGACTACGAGTGGACCCTCTGGGGTTCGCTGGCCTCATGGGCTCTCGACCACCCTGCCGATCCGGACAGCGCCGAGGCACTCGAGACGGCCACCGCCCGGCGCAAGGAATGGCTGCACACCTACCGGGACAGCTTCGGATTCGTCTCCCTCGTCCTGCGCCCGACCTCCGGCTAGGGACAGCTGCCCGGCACGCTCTGGCCGCCGCACTTGCGGCGCTCGCGGCTCTTGCAGCGCTTGCGGCGGCCGGGTCTCCGCCCGCAACCGGACCGTGCGTGGTCTGCTGACCAGCCGCCTCGGCCCGGTTCTCGGGTTCATCTCACGGGCCTCGCGCCGATCTGGGCGAGAACCGCGGCGGCGCCGTCCTCGGCGGCGATGGTCCGGGCGAGTTCCGCCGCTCGGCGGCGGTGGGCGGGCTCGGTCACGCAGGCCGTGATCGCATCCCCCAGGACTTCGGCGGTGAGGTCCTCGAACGGCAGCGCCGAGGGGGCAACTCCCAGCCGGTGCAGCCGGGATGCCCAGAACGGCTGGTCGTACATGACGGGTATCGGCAGGGCGGGTACTCCGGCGCGCAGTCCGGCCGCGGTGGTACCGGCCCCCGCGTGGTGGACGACGGCGGCCGTGCGGGGGAACAGCCAGTCGTGCGGGACGTCGCCGACGGACAGGACGTCGTCGCCACCGCCGCTCAGTCCGGCCCACCCCGCCTGCACCACCGCGCGCACTCGCGCCCGCCCCACTGCTGCGGCCACCAGTTCGCTGAGCCGTTCCCCCTGGCCCGGTGCCATGCTGCCGAAGCCGATGTAGACCGGGGCCGGGCCGGCTTCGAGGAAGTCGACCAGTTCGGGTGCGGGGCGCCAGCCGTCGGGCCGGGCGGGCCACCAGTAGCCCGCCACCTCGACCTGGGAGGGCCAGTCCGCAGGGCGCGGTACCACCGCCGGGCTGAAGCCGTGGAGGACCGGCCGGATGTCCCCCGTTGCCGACGGCGCGCCGGAAGGCAGCCCGAGGCGGGTACGCAGCCGGGTCACGGCGTCGGCGAAGAGGCCTTCCGCGCGCGTCGCCACAGTGTGGCCAGCGGCGAGGTTGCCCTCCGGCCCCAGATCGTCGACGCCCGGCGCACCGGGGAGCGGGAACTGCCGTGTGGCGAAGGCCGGTACGAGATAGGTGCCGATGACGGGTACGCCGAACGCCTCGCCGGCCGTCCGGCTGAGGGGTGCCGGGCCGGCGGCGGTGAGCACCAGGTCGCATCCGGCCTCCACGGCGGTGACCACGCCGTCGGCGAGTCCGTCCACGTACGCCCTGGTCAGCGCCCGGGCCTCCGCCCGCGACGCCGCGCGGGACCACGCGAGGATCAGCTCCTGCGGGTCGCCCGGC is drawn from Streptomyces sp. NBC_01232 and contains these coding sequences:
- a CDS encoding SAM-dependent methyltransferase — encoded protein: MNREKISGIAHTDHPIKAPLDDESVRRLLAHGVPRGDERVLDLGCGTAEWLLRALAAHPGLHAEGVDTSDEAIEQAGRSAGLLGLRERLVLHHGKAEDFVSDRPFDLVVSVGATHAFGGLLPTLAAAREHLAPGGRVLIGDGFWDRTPSPEAVEIFGEMDDLATAVDRIVADGWAPVHAHVSTRHELDDYEWTLWGSLASWALDHPADPDSAEALETATARRKEWLHTYRDSFGFVSLVLRPTSG
- a CDS encoding glycosyltransferase encodes the protein MRILIVTAGSRGDVAPFTGLGRRLQDAGHQVAVAAHPLLAALVSGCGLAHRPLPGDPQELILAWSRAASRAEARALTRAYVDGLADGVVTAVEAGCDLVLTAAGPAPLSRTAGEAFGVPVIGTYLVPAFATRQFPLPGAPGVDDLGPEGNLAAGHTVATRAEGLFADAVTRLRTRLGLPSGAPSATGDIRPVLHGFSPAVVPRPADWPSQVEVAGYWWPARPDGWRPAPELVDFLEAGPAPVYIGFGSMAPGQGERLSELVAAAVGRARVRAVVQAGWAGLSGGGDDVLSVGDVPHDWLFPRTAAVVHHAGAGTTAAGLRAGVPALPIPVMYDQPFWASRLHRLGVAPSALPFEDLTAEVLGDAITACVTEPAHRRRAAELARTIAAEDGAAAVLAQIGARPVR